The Takifugu flavidus isolate HTHZ2018 chromosome 17, ASM371156v2, whole genome shotgun sequence genome contains a region encoding:
- the LOC130513651 gene encoding collagen alpha-1(XVIII) chain-like isoform X3: MVIPVGKVVGVRAEVSEDRGSIHQLRLNVQRRMGRSRQRRNAPNLLLLIGTICSSPTITCTSEFDPRQTKENGPLGALDLTELIGVPLPPSVSFVTGFEGYPAYSFGPDANVGRLAKSFIPDPFYYDFAVTVTAKPTTHRGGVLFAITDAYQKIVHLGVALSEVEDGSQRVVLYYTDQATRGRTQEAASFKMGDLTGRWARFTLTVQGAEVRLYMDCEEYHRVAFNRSPRPLTFEAGSGIFVGNAGGTGLTKFVGSIQQLVLKSDPTAPDDQCEEDDPYASGYGSGDSTYEDMEGVGEVKKFVEKIVYTVPLPELDPTYSAPVQAPPTELSPGYLETDDEDLQETSGQEMDSTTVTVPETSYQTDASASEEDTLSPGQKGEPGEPGPPGPAGSGPEEGPGGPEVHPGQPGAPGKDGQPGTKGEDGLPGPTGLPGLPGLMGEPGPKGEKGDPGFGLPGPPGPPGLPGQPSKSSPSEGSGFDDFDTDDEIIRGAPGPRGPPGPPGPPGESSEVILPGAPGKDGEDGEKGEPGLPVIEEWFSGSGSWSGSGQGVDGKDGEPGPAGDKGDKGEPGLTGQPGPKGDQGPPGIPGLQGPDGQPGPRGPPGPPGPPVPSGRAFVMDMEDLEGSGMNEFGVSRGPQGPPGLPGLKGPKGNDGVPGQPGLKGEPGVAGSPGLPGQEGLKGKEGPMGVKGEPGPKGEAGRDGLSVHGPPGPPGPPGAIINLQELLLNDTAGAFNFSGVFEAQGPKGDMGIRGVQGPPGLKGEKGEPGHLLSEDGTVITGPTGPRGHKGDAGLPGTPGIQGPVGPAGPKGELGFPGRSGRPGLMGPKGEKGNSGGPPGPPGPPGRPGMFNCPKGNCCRMNPKYTCLLHVEAGKVKVHCDKNELNPNGTIVYGTCQPGPKGEKGDHGPPGTPAERLSQGVDPRSGWGSRGEQGFKGQKGDKGEAGLPGRAGTPGRPGLVGPKGESVLGPQGPPGMPGSPGSPGFGKTGPVGPPGPPGPPGPPSRYGSALTIAGPPGPPGPTGPPGPPGNGAAFRTFSSRETMMQQSSRDPEGTLSYVTGTGSLYLKVSQGWKEVQLGDLIHVSSNIIPQDEPQVAYQIRGDTMERIPSASQRLNLVALNQPHSGDMMGLDVADRLCYEQAKAMGLPPNYRAFVSSHRQDLVHVVYPGFRETFPITNLRGDVMFRNWRSIFNGNGGPISPRVPIYSFDGRDVLADPFWPQKSIWHGSTSTGTRVMDKHCETWRTDHVSVVGQSSSLAGGLLLGQQMRSCSNQYIVLCIETHKNL; the protein is encoded by the exons AAAACGGACCGCTGGGGGCCCTGGACCTGACAGAGCTGATCGGCGTCCCGCTTCCTCCCTCAGTCTCCTTCGTCACTGGATTCGAGGGTTACCCGGCCTACAGCTTCGGCCCGGACGCCAACGTGGGCCGCCTCGCAAAGTCCTTCATCCCCGACCCGTTTTACTACGACTTTGCCGTCACCGTCACTGCTAAACCAACCACCCACCGCGGAGGCGTGCTGTTTGCAATTACAGATGCTTATCAAAAG ATTGTACACTTGGGTGTGGCGCTGTCAGAGGTCGAGGACGGTTCCCAGAGAGTCGTGTTGTACTACACCGACCAAGCAACCAGAGGCAGGACCCAGGAGGCGGCCTCCTTCAAAATGGGAGACCTGACGGGAAGATGGGCGAGGTTCACCCTGACTGTGCAGGGGGCAGAG GTGCGACTCTACATGGACTGTGAGGAATACCACCGAGTAGCCTTCAACAGGAGCccgcgacctctgacctttgaggCCGGCTCAGGAATCTTTGTCGGGAATGCCGGGGGCACGGGTCTGACCAAGTTTGTG GGTTCCATCCAGCAGCTGGTGCTGAAGTCAGATCCCACGGCCCCAGATGACCAGTGTGAGGAGGATGATCCTTAT GCATCCGGGTACGGAAGTGGTGACAGCACGTACGAGGACATGGAAGGAGTGGGGGAAGTGAAGAAGTTTGTGGAGAAGATAGTGTACACCGtg CCCCTCCCAGAGCTGGACCCCACCTATAGCGCCCCGgtccaggctccgcccactgaaTTGTCCCCAGGTTACCTTGAAACAGATGATGAAGATTTACAGGAGACATCTGGGCAGGAAATGGACTCGACCACCGTTACag TTCCTGAAACATCTTACCAGACAGATGCTTCAGCTTCTGAAGAAGACACG CTGTCTCCAGGACAGAAAGGAGAGCCAGGTGAGCCGGGCCCCCCAGGACCCGCTGGGAGCGGACCTGAGGAAGGGCCAGGGGGTCCAGAGGTACATCCAGGCCAACCTGGAGCTCCAGGAAAAGACGGGCAGCCG gGGACCAAAGGTGAAGATGGTCTCCCG GGACCCACTGGTCTTCCGGGACTCCCAGGACTCATGGGAGAGCCTGGTCCTAAAGGTGAAAAG GGTGATCCTGGTTTTGGGTTGCCAggtccacctggtcctcctggtcttcctggtcaacccagcaagtcctcccCGTCG GAGGGGTCCGGGTTCGACGACTTTGACACTGACGATGAGATCATCAGG GGGGCTCCGGGGCCTCGTGGCCCCCCGGGTCCACCAGGGCCTCCGGGAGAATCTTCAGAGGTGATCCTTCCTGGAGCACCCGGGAAAGatggggaggatggagagaagggtGAACCGGGGCTGCCC GTGATTGAAGAGTGGTTTAGTGGTTCTGGTTCTTGGTCAGGGTCTGGTCAG GGAGTTgatgggaaggatggagagCCGGGGCCCGCTGGAGACAAAGGTGACAAG GGGGAGCCTGGTCTGACAGGGCAGCCTGGACCAAAG GGGGATCAAGGTCCTCCAGGGATTCCAGGACTACAGGGTCCTGATGGCCAGCCTGGTCCAAGAGGTCCCCCTGGCCCTCCAGGGCCCCCAGTTCCTTCTGGAAGGGCCTTTGTGATGGACATGGAG GATCTGGAAGGATCCGGGATGAATGAGTTTGGGGTCTCCAGAGGCCCTCAG GGCCCTCCAGGATTACCTGGACTGAAAGGGCCAAAG GGTAATGATGGAGTCCCAGGACAGCCAGGTCTAAAG GGGGAGCCAGGCGTCGCAGGGTCACCTGGACTTCCAGGACAGGAGGGCCTGAAGGGCAAAGAG GGTCCGatgggggtcaaaggtgaaccAGGACCAAAG GGTGAAGCAGGAAGAGATGGACTCAGTGTACATGGTCCACCAGGACCCCCTGGACCTCCAGGTGCCATTATCAACCTCCAGGAA CTTCTCCTCAATGACACAGCAGGAGCCTTCAATTTCTCAGGGGTTTTTGAAGCTCAGGGCCCAAAGGGTGACATGGGGATACGAGGAGTTCAAGGGCCTCCAGGACTGAAA GGTGAAAAGGGAGAGCCGGGACACTTGCTTTCAGAAGATGGCACCGTCATCACGGGCCCCACCGGACCAAGAGGACACAAG GGTGATGCCGGTCTGCCTGGAACTCCTGGAATTCAG ggACCAGTGGGACCAGCGGGACCCAAAGGAGAATTAGGCTTTCCTGGACGATCC GGTCGACCGGGCCTGATGGGAccaaaaggagagaaaggaaacTCTGGAGGCCCGCCG GGACCTCCAGGACCACCGGGACGCCCGGGAATGTTCAACTGCCCCAAAGGA AACTGTTGCCGAATGAATCCCAAATACACCTGCTTGCTGCATGTCGAGGCTGGAAAGGTGAAGGTTCATTGCGACAAGAACGAG ctaAATCCCAATGGGACTATTGTTTATG GCACCTGTCAGCCTGGACCCAAAGGGGAAAAGGGGGATCACGGTCCTCCTGGGACGCCGGCAGAAAGAC TTTCGCAGGGAGTTGATCCCAGGTCAGGCTGG GGGTCGAGGGGAGAGCAGGGCTTCAAAGGACAGAAGGGAGACAAGGGGGAGGCAGGGTTACCAGGACGAGCGGGGACCCCTGGAAGACCAGGACTTGTG GGACCCAAAGGAGAATCAGTGTTGGGTCCACAGGGACCACCTGGGATGCCAGGTTCACCAGGCTCACCAGGCTTTGGCAAAACAGGACCAGTTGGCCCTCCTGGACCACCGgggcctccaggacctccttCCAGATATGGTTCAG CTTTAACCATTGCTGGTCCCCCCGGCCCCCCTGGACCCAccggacctcctggacctccggGTAATGGAGCAGCT TTCAGGACATTTTCATCCCGGGAGACCATGATGCAGCAATCCTCCAGGGACCCCGAGGGAACGCTGTCGTATgtcacaggaacaggaagtctgTACCTGAAGGTCTCGCAGGGATGGAAGGAGGTCCAG CTCGGGGATCTGATCCACGTCTCCAGCAACATCATTCCACAAGACGAG CCTCAGGTTGCTTATCAGATAAGAGGAGACACGATGGAGCGAATCCCTTCAGCTTCTCAGCGC CTCAACCTGGTGGCGCTGAACCAGCCCCACTCGGGCGACATGATGGGGCTGGACGTGGCCGACCGCTTGTGTTACGAGCAGGCCAAGGCCATGGGGCTGCCGCCCAACTACCGCGCCTTCGTCTCCTCCCACAGGCAGGACCTGGTCCACGTGGTCTATCCGGGATTTCGGGAAACTTTTCCGATAACCAATCTCAGG GGAGACGTGATGTTCCGGAACTGGCGGTCCATATTTAACGGCAACGGTGGGCCAATCAGCCCCAGGGTACCCATCTACTCCTTTGATGGCCGGGATGTTTTAGCAGACCCCTTCTG GCCCCAGAAGAGCATCTGGCACGGGTCCACCAGCACAGGGACGCGAGTGATGGACAAACACTGCGAGACGTGGCGAACGGACCACGTGTCCGTGGTGGGCCAGTCGTCCAGCCTGGCCGGCGGCCTGCTCCTCGGCCAGCAGATGCGCAGCTGTTCTAACCAGTACATTGTTCTCTGTATAGAGACCCACAAGAACCTTTGA
- the LOC130513651 gene encoding collagen alpha-1(XVIII) chain-like isoform X9: MCCSAASPQEEANKNAARQQRGTPLPELDPTYSAPVQAPPTELSPGYLETDDEDLQETSGQEMDSTTVTVPETSYQTDASASEEDTLSPGQKGEPGEPGPPGPAGSGPEEGPGGPEVHPGQPGAPGKDGQPGTKGEDGLPGPTGLPGLPGLMGEPGPKGEKGDPGFGLPGPPGPPGLPGQPSKSSPSEGSGFDDFDTDDEIIRGAPGPRGPPGPPGPPGESSEVILPGAPGKDGEDGEKGEPGLPVIEEWFSGSGSWSGSGQGVDGKDGEPGPAGDKGDKGEPGLTGQPGPKGDQGPPGIPGLQGPDGQPGPRGPPGPPGPPVPSGRAFVMDMEDLEGSGMNEFGVSRGPQGPPGLPGLKGPKGNDGVPGQPGLKGEPGVAGSPGLPGQEGLKGKEGPMGVKGEPGPKGEAGRDGLSVHGPPGPPGPPGAIINLQELLLNDTAGAFNFSGVFEAQGPKGDMGIRGVQGPPGLKGEKGEPGHLLSEDGTVITGPTGPRGHKGDAGLPGTPGIQGPVGPAGPKGELGFPGRSGRPGLMGPKGEKGNSGGPPGPPGPPGRPGMFNCPKGTVFPVPPRPHCKMANCCRMNPKYTCLLHVEAGKVKVHCDKNELNPNGTIVYGTCQPGPKGEKGDHGPPGTPAERLSQGVDPRSGWGSRGEQGFKGQKGDKGEAGLPGRAGTPGRPGLVGPKGESVLGPQGPPGMPGSPGSPGFGKTGPVGPPGPPGPPGPPSRYGSALTIAGPPGPPGPTGPPGPPGNGAAFRTFSSRETMMQQSSRDPEGTLSYVTGTGSLYLKVSQGWKEVQLGDLIHVSSNIIPQDEPQVAYQIRGDTMERIPSASQRLNLVALNQPHSGDMMGLDVADRLCYEQAKAMGLPPNYRAFVSSHRQDLVHVVYPGFRETFPITNLRGDVMFRNWRSIFNGNGGPISPRVPIYSFDGRDVLADPFWPQKSIWHGSTSTGTRVMDKHCETWRTDHVSVVGQSSSLAGGLLLGQQMRSCSNQYIVLCIETHKNL, from the exons atgtgctgctctgctgccagcCCGCAGGAGGAGGCAAACAAGAATGCAgcgaggcagcagagaggcacA CCCCTCCCAGAGCTGGACCCCACCTATAGCGCCCCGgtccaggctccgcccactgaaTTGTCCCCAGGTTACCTTGAAACAGATGATGAAGATTTACAGGAGACATCTGGGCAGGAAATGGACTCGACCACCGTTACag TTCCTGAAACATCTTACCAGACAGATGCTTCAGCTTCTGAAGAAGACACG CTGTCTCCAGGACAGAAAGGAGAGCCAGGTGAGCCGGGCCCCCCAGGACCCGCTGGGAGCGGACCTGAGGAAGGGCCAGGGGGTCCAGAGGTACATCCAGGCCAACCTGGAGCTCCAGGAAAAGACGGGCAGCCG gGGACCAAAGGTGAAGATGGTCTCCCG GGACCCACTGGTCTTCCGGGACTCCCAGGACTCATGGGAGAGCCTGGTCCTAAAGGTGAAAAG GGTGATCCTGGTTTTGGGTTGCCAggtccacctggtcctcctggtcttcctggtcaacccagcaagtcctcccCGTCG GAGGGGTCCGGGTTCGACGACTTTGACACTGACGATGAGATCATCAGG GGGGCTCCGGGGCCTCGTGGCCCCCCGGGTCCACCAGGGCCTCCGGGAGAATCTTCAGAGGTGATCCTTCCTGGAGCACCCGGGAAAGatggggaggatggagagaagggtGAACCGGGGCTGCCC GTGATTGAAGAGTGGTTTAGTGGTTCTGGTTCTTGGTCAGGGTCTGGTCAG GGAGTTgatgggaaggatggagagCCGGGGCCCGCTGGAGACAAAGGTGACAAG GGGGAGCCTGGTCTGACAGGGCAGCCTGGACCAAAG GGGGATCAAGGTCCTCCAGGGATTCCAGGACTACAGGGTCCTGATGGCCAGCCTGGTCCAAGAGGTCCCCCTGGCCCTCCAGGGCCCCCAGTTCCTTCTGGAAGGGCCTTTGTGATGGACATGGAG GATCTGGAAGGATCCGGGATGAATGAGTTTGGGGTCTCCAGAGGCCCTCAG GGCCCTCCAGGATTACCTGGACTGAAAGGGCCAAAG GGTAATGATGGAGTCCCAGGACAGCCAGGTCTAAAG GGGGAGCCAGGCGTCGCAGGGTCACCTGGACTTCCAGGACAGGAGGGCCTGAAGGGCAAAGAG GGTCCGatgggggtcaaaggtgaaccAGGACCAAAG GGTGAAGCAGGAAGAGATGGACTCAGTGTACATGGTCCACCAGGACCCCCTGGACCTCCAGGTGCCATTATCAACCTCCAGGAA CTTCTCCTCAATGACACAGCAGGAGCCTTCAATTTCTCAGGGGTTTTTGAAGCTCAGGGCCCAAAGGGTGACATGGGGATACGAGGAGTTCAAGGGCCTCCAGGACTGAAA GGTGAAAAGGGAGAGCCGGGACACTTGCTTTCAGAAGATGGCACCGTCATCACGGGCCCCACCGGACCAAGAGGACACAAG GGTGATGCCGGTCTGCCTGGAACTCCTGGAATTCAG ggACCAGTGGGACCAGCGGGACCCAAAGGAGAATTAGGCTTTCCTGGACGATCC GGTCGACCGGGCCTGATGGGAccaaaaggagagaaaggaaacTCTGGAGGCCCGCCG GGACCTCCAGGACCACCGGGACGCCCGGGAATGTTCAACTGCCCCAAAGGA ACAGTCTTCCCCGTCCCGCCCAGGCCTCACTGCAAAATGGCT AACTGTTGCCGAATGAATCCCAAATACACCTGCTTGCTGCATGTCGAGGCTGGAAAGGTGAAGGTTCATTGCGACAAGAACGAG ctaAATCCCAATGGGACTATTGTTTATG GCACCTGTCAGCCTGGACCCAAAGGGGAAAAGGGGGATCACGGTCCTCCTGGGACGCCGGCAGAAAGAC TTTCGCAGGGAGTTGATCCCAGGTCAGGCTGG GGGTCGAGGGGAGAGCAGGGCTTCAAAGGACAGAAGGGAGACAAGGGGGAGGCAGGGTTACCAGGACGAGCGGGGACCCCTGGAAGACCAGGACTTGTG GGACCCAAAGGAGAATCAGTGTTGGGTCCACAGGGACCACCTGGGATGCCAGGTTCACCAGGCTCACCAGGCTTTGGCAAAACAGGACCAGTTGGCCCTCCTGGACCACCGgggcctccaggacctccttCCAGATATGGTTCAG CTTTAACCATTGCTGGTCCCCCCGGCCCCCCTGGACCCAccggacctcctggacctccggGTAATGGAGCAGCT TTCAGGACATTTTCATCCCGGGAGACCATGATGCAGCAATCCTCCAGGGACCCCGAGGGAACGCTGTCGTATgtcacaggaacaggaagtctgTACCTGAAGGTCTCGCAGGGATGGAAGGAGGTCCAG CTCGGGGATCTGATCCACGTCTCCAGCAACATCATTCCACAAGACGAG CCTCAGGTTGCTTATCAGATAAGAGGAGACACGATGGAGCGAATCCCTTCAGCTTCTCAGCGC CTCAACCTGGTGGCGCTGAACCAGCCCCACTCGGGCGACATGATGGGGCTGGACGTGGCCGACCGCTTGTGTTACGAGCAGGCCAAGGCCATGGGGCTGCCGCCCAACTACCGCGCCTTCGTCTCCTCCCACAGGCAGGACCTGGTCCACGTGGTCTATCCGGGATTTCGGGAAACTTTTCCGATAACCAATCTCAGG GGAGACGTGATGTTCCGGAACTGGCGGTCCATATTTAACGGCAACGGTGGGCCAATCAGCCCCAGGGTACCCATCTACTCCTTTGATGGCCGGGATGTTTTAGCAGACCCCTTCTG GCCCCAGAAGAGCATCTGGCACGGGTCCACCAGCACAGGGACGCGAGTGATGGACAAACACTGCGAGACGTGGCGAACGGACCACGTGTCCGTGGTGGGCCAGTCGTCCAGCCTGGCCGGCGGCCTGCTCCTCGGCCAGCAGATGCGCAGCTGTTCTAACCAGTACATTGTTCTCTGTATAGAGACCCACAAGAACCTTTGA